Part of the Heptranchias perlo isolate sHepPer1 chromosome 20, sHepPer1.hap1, whole genome shotgun sequence genome is shown below.
GTGGGAGGAGCAATGTACAGAAGCTGGTGCTGCCAAGATTGGACAGAAAGAAGGCCAGgaacatttttaattaattgttaGTTTTAAAAATAGCCCATTTCAATATTGattgttcaggagtgaaattcctCCTGTCGATAATTTCAGCACAATGATGGTGCAAATGCAAAGTGGGATTTCCATACCAACAATTTTTGGTAAAATTGATGAGCAATTTCACCTCCCCCAAAACTGAAATCTGAAGGATTGGAAATTGCGCCTTTTGATGTGGTAACATAGAAttgcacagaatttacagcacagagacaggccattcggctcaactggtctgtgctggtgtttatgctccacacgagcctcctccctccctacttcatctcaccctatcagcatgacgttctattcctttctccctcatgtacttatctagcttcccctcaaatgcatctacactattcgcctcaaccagtgCATGTGGTAGTgatttccacattctcaccactctctgagtaaagaatcggtcatgatgtggagatgccggtgatggactggggttgacaattgtaaacaattttacaacaccaagttatagtccagcaattttattttaaattcacaagctttcggaggcttcctccttcgtcaggtcgttcacctgacgaaggaggaagcctccgaaagcttgtgaatttaaaataaaattgctggactataacttggtgttgtaaaattgtttacaataaagaaTCGGTGGTAGAGTTGGACGTGGAGCATGGTTGTGATCTTCAGTTGCTAACCAGCAGCCTTGTGCTACTTCAGGTGCCTAAAGCCAATTGCCTGAGGCCTACTACCACCAACGAAATCAGCTaagaccaaggatcaaacctggaactttTTGGCGAGCCAAATATAGAAATTCTGATGTGTTTATGCCTTCTTATGAAATTCCTGTTTCCCGGTTAatgactttgttaaaatagcagacaaagaaatTTCATCCAAATGCATGAACATGTTTATTACCAATATCGCACAATGCAAACTGGATGCATGAGAGAGATTTAGTTCATTAAATTTCCTGTTAATTTTATCTATTCTCTCTCTCGCAGCATGGTTATACTGGTGCATGGGATACCTGCTATCAACAGCGACACCGGAATCATGGCCTCAGTTAACCATGGTTTGGATTGTAGCTGCTGTTCTCACGGTTCCTCAGTGCCGAGAAGTGTCCATCAGACACTGGAAGAAATGGACTTTGACAGAGGTACAAGGGCATTTAAGTTTTTATCAGGGGTGGTCCAGTGAACCAGAATGTTGATGTTTTCACACACTGTTCATTGGAGGCAGTTTCCTCTGTGGGATTCGTATCTGTGCTGTTGAGGCAAGTTGgatagaagaaagaacttgcatttatatagcgcctttcgcaatctcacaacgtcccaaagtgcttcacagccaatgaagtacttctgaagatgTTGCTTGGGAGAATAAATATTGGACCAGGACACCAGgtagaactcttctgctcttcttcgaagtagtgccatgggatcttttacatccacctgagagggcagacaggaccttgctgAAATTATCGACAGGAGGAATTTTGCCCCTGAACAAacaatgtgtcagcctagattacacgctcaagcctctggagtaaggtttgaacctgcaaccttccaactaggaggcgagagtgctgcccactgagccaaggctgacagcttGACACCAATCACATACTTATTTTTAaatctattttatttttaaaaatatttctataGAATGTCAGTAGGAAGAACACAACAGGGTCAGGTGGCCCAGTAAATTTATCCAATGAGTAATTGAGCTGTACAGATGATGATGAAGACCCCAGGATTGATCTGTGGTCTTTGAAGACTTACCTGATCTCAGTCAGTGCATGTTATGGCTGCAACAATTGGGCTCAGTAATTCTGGGCTAGGGAAGAGAAAAACTAGCAGGGTCGTGCTCCTATATCCAGAGATCTTTGTTGGACGTGCGTGTGTgctgatgttggatgaggacacaGTAGTATGCATGTTCCTATTCCTCCTGTGCTCTTTGCCTCTCTCGGTTTGGGTGGGATTGTGCAACGGTTGATGGGGAGAGTCGGTCATGATTGATGCACAGGAAGGGAGGTCAGAAGCTTTGGTAGTTTTCCTTTTCCCACGGGAAAGAAATCAGAGGGAGAGTCACCCCAAGGCTGCGGCTGCTTTTCTGCACCTTCCAGCAGCTTgtccctcggagagggtgcagaggagatttactagaatggtaccagggatgagggacttcagttatgtggagagactggagaagctggaattgttctccttagagcagaaaatgttaaggagagatttaatagaggcgttcaaaatcatgtgggGTTTTGAtcgggagaaacagtttccagtggcacgagggtcggtaaccacaggacacagatttaaggtaattagcaaaagaaccagagggaaggtgagaagagatgtttttacgcagcaagttgttctgatctggaatgcgctgcctgaaagggcggtggaagcagattcaataataactctcaaaagggaattggataaatacttgaaaagtagaaatttgcaggactatggggaaagaacgggggaatgggtctaattggatagctgtttcaaagagccggcacaggcacgatgggccgaatggcctccttctgtgctgtacgattctatgattgtcAGAGTTGGGTAGAGGCGGAGACTTAGGACCTGGTCAGCTGCCTTCCACCTCGATCAGGGATAGTGCCAGGCAGGGAAAACCATTAAAAAGTGAACTGGGCGGggaaaataaatattaatataaaTTAAAAGCAACCTTCCCAGGGCCACCGGCTGAGGGAGAATGCCCGGCCCCTGGGCACTAATGGGGGAAAAAGACATACAAGGGGGGGGCCCGGAATTGCATTCAAGAAGGAAGTTGTTGGTTAAATGATTTGAACGTTGTTTCTCTCGGTctgtttctcctcttccctcgtGTAGGCATTTGGTCAGCTGCCAGTAACGGTGACTTCAGCAGGGTGCAGAGTTTTCTGGAAAAGGGAACCGACCCTAATTTGCCTGATCTGTCGGGCTACACTGCGTTGGTGAGTAAAGCTTGTGCAATAGTGACTATCTCCGTAGAGACGTAAACAGACAGTGGGATGGCAGGCACGGCTCAAACAGTTCAAATTTAACCACTTACTGCCTGGAGAGGCAATTGGAGGCGGATAGTGTTGGTAAGTTCAAGAGGGAGCTTTGGATAGACATTTAGTGGAGAAAGCGATGGAGGGGAATTGGGGATAGAGTGGTGAGTGGTCATTTTTGAATTTGGGGTGGACCAGACAGACCGACCACGTTTACTTCCAAATTGGACTGAGATTTATTAGACATACTCCCTGAAGTGTTGAGATGAAACTCTGTTACTCACCGGAATGCCAGCGGCTTTGAAATGTCACCCTGTTTATTCTGCAGAGAGTGCCGGAATTATTATTTTTGGGGAATTTGTTTCCGTGTCTCCTCATGTGATGgggacgtaggaacaggaggaggccattcagcccctcgagcctgttctgacattcaatgagatcgtggcttctctctatccaccctatcgattcttttaatcatcttaaacacctcaataagatcaccccttaatcttccatattcaAAGGAATATGGCACCTGGGAATACCGGGTGGTGAAGGCACCTTGCACCCCCCAGGCCTCAATCCATACTGTTCTTGCATCAGCCAGTAGGAGAGATGTGAGAGCAGCCTGACGACACTCGATGCCCGGGCTTACACACGCACAGCCAGAGGGACCACATCCCAGCAAAAGTCCGCTCATCTCGGAGAAGcggggctgataattaaaggcaAGAAGGTTTTGCTTTCCACACAGCGCTCCTTTctagttatctttgcattcctttctttatttttttttcacaGCACTACGCCAGTCGCCGTGGGGATTACGAGGTCTGTGAGTATTTACTGAAGAACGGTGCAAACAGCAACCCTCAGACTAAAGGAGGAGCAACCCCGCTGCACAGGGCTGCCTACTGCGGCCACCTCCCCGTGGTCAAGCTGTTACTGTCCTATGGAGCCACCCCTGCGATCACAGACGACGATGGCGCGACCCCCTTACACAAGGTACGGGTGTGGTGGCGTTCTCAGTGCGTGCTCTGCTGTCAGTCAGTCACCCTTTCACTTACCACCACCTCCCTTTCCCACGCAGCATCCCATGCCGAGATGGGAGGGGGTTCTCGAAGAACACGTTTACAATTTCACCCGAGTTAGCGGTCAGATGAAGTCTTTCTGCCAGGGTTATGGTGTCACTTACACCTCGAGGCTGGAGGAAATCTTTCAACGTATTTTCATTTGTTTCAAATTGCCCTTTGATGATGAATTTCTCTGTGGCCACATGGTGGCACCGCATAGCCAGTTCCTCATCAcaccaacagcaacttgcatttttacagcgcctttaacgtagtaaaacgtcccaaggtgcttcacaggagcgattatcagacaaaaattggcactgagccacgtaaggagatacgaGGACAGGCTTGGTGAAAgcagtcggttttaaggagcgtcttgaggaagagagatttagggagggaatttcagaacttgggcggctgaaggcacggccaccaatggtggagcgctgaaaatcggggatgtgcaagaggccagcattggaggagcgcggagatctcagagagttgtagggctggaggaggtgtaaGATTCTGGTCTCTGCCTCATCTTATTCATTAATAGGTTTGAGAGTCTAGTTTCATCAACTTCAATACTTTATTAAGAAATATAAGATTTAGCCTCCGCCTTATCTTATACACATAGTAAGCAAGCACGTGATACAGGTCTACATACTGGCATGCGGACAACCCCATTGGCTGGACCCCCAACCCTGAGCTTGATCTTCGGTGCCTTTAGTCCAAGCTGCCCACAGGATACATTGCATTttacatttatatttatatttttactGTAATGCACCCACTTTTGGTCACAGGACATGATGCAACCAtattgtcagccgtgactcagtgggcagcactctcgcctctgagtcagaaggtcaaatcccactccagcgacttgagctctcagtgtagtgctgagggagcgctgcactgtcggagggtcagtactgagggagcgctgcactgtcggaggggcagtactgagggagcgctgcactgtcggagggtcagtactgagggagcgctgcgctgtcggagggtcagtactgagggagcggtgcactgtcggagggtcggtactgagggagcgctgcactgtcggagggtcagtactgagggagcgctgcactgtcggaggggcagtactgagggagcgctgcactgtcggagggtcagtactgagggagcgctgcactgtcggagggtcagtactgagggagcggtgcactgtcggagggtcggtactgagggagcgccgcactgtcggagggtcggtactgagggagcgccgcactgtcggagggtcggtactgagggagcgccgcactgtcggagggtcggtactgagggagcgccgcactgtcggagggtcggtactgagggagcgccgcactgtcggagggtcggtactgagggagcgccgcactgtcggagggtcggtactgagggagcgccgcactgtcggagggtcggtactgagggagcgccgcactgtcggagggtcggtactgagggagcgccgcactgtcggagggtcggtactgagggagcgccgcactgtcggagggtcggtactgagggagcgccgcactgtcggagggtcggtactgagggagcgccgcactgtcggagggtcggtactgagggagcgccgcactgtcggagggtcggtactgagggagcgccgcactgtcggagggtcggtactgagggagcgccgcactgtcggagggtcggtactgagggagcgccgcactgtcggagggtcggtactgagggagcgccgcactgtcggagggtcggtactgagggagcgccgcactgtcggagggtcggtactgagggagcgccgcactgtcggagggtcggtactgagggagcgctgcactgtcggaggtgccgtcctttgggtaagacgttaaaccgaggccctctgcCTTcctctttgttctttcctccaacCCTCCCCTTCTTCCCTGGCTCCGCACTTGCTTTAAaattgttaaatctctaacttcttccagttctgatgaaaagatgatgcctgacctgctcagcaattctgtttttattttatgagAATACATTTCATTCCTTCTGCACCAGCTGCCTTATCTTGCTCAAGCTGTCTTCTGCACAGAGGTGTCCTTGGCACatgctgcactctctctctctctctctctccatcgctcTTTATTCCAATTAACCCATGGCACTCTTTACCCAAATCAAGCTGCTAACCATAATATTCTACAGGTCCAAATTACAGCTCGGGCTCCTCTCCAGATGGTACGGGAAAGTGAGGAGTTCTTTACAAGTCCTCTTTCCCGCACCTTCTGGTGGCTGGTTGAGAGTGATGTTGGTGGAACCCTAAGAGTTTGCTGCCCCGTCTGCTCTTGAATGTAATTGTGTGACCCAGGGGTACGAGCAAAAAGGGGGGTGGGGGCCTCGTTAATATTCATcgcttaaacattttttttttaaatgacttcaCCGTGGAGGAATTCTTCAGCTTCGGACTAATTTTGAAGAGTTTGTGGGAGGCACCTTGGTTGACATCAGTCCATATTACAGACTGCTTCAGTGATTGTACTATTTGATCTGTAAACATGTCATTCTCCCAGCCAGCTGCCCCTCATGTCAGTCCCAAGTTTAATTAACCGCAGGGCTCCATCGCTGGGAGTCCATTCTTTTGATGGAATTATGATGGGAAGATGTTTTTCAAAATGGGTGTCTTTTGTCCGTAGGCTGCGGAAATGGGTCACCAGGACGTGTGTGATGTTTTGCTTCAGCAGAATCCAGCCTTGAGGATTGTAAAAGACAGACGATTCAGAGCACCTCACGATCTGGTGACGGACCATCCAACTTTAAAGCAGCACCTGCAGTCCGAGATGCCAACGTGATGATCACTTTCTAGGTTTTATGCATGGACATATCTGCCCTGCCACCATGGCACTCTCAACACCAACCTTGGATTTGTTGGCAAAGGTACAGCACTCCATTCTTCAATTACTACTCCATGCTGGTGGATTGTCTTGTGGATCAGCAAGGTGATGTGGGTTGGTGTTGAAGTGTGCTGATAAGGTAGTGGTTGATTGACAACACGTAGATGAAATCTTCAGTCAATCGGGGAAAATCTGATGGAACAACTGAAGAACAGGATTTTCTTGCTTTCTGGTTTATTGAATAATGAGGAAGACAAATTGCCACCCCCTCATTTTATTCCCCTGAAACATGCTGATATTTTAAGGTATTAAAATGTTCAAATTAGCTGGCTGTTCTTGTCCATCACTTTTTTCCCCTGCTCGAGCCTAGCTCTTCCATCTTTGCTACCCTCCTCTCCAAGTTAGCCTCAACCCAACAGAACATTTTCATCTTATTTCCCCTTCAAGCTCGTCCGTCACAAATTTACCCAGTCCTTGATTGGGAAGACAGGGTGGAGTGGCCCTCCCTAATCTCCACTATCACATTCCCAAATTCCTTGCCTGACTCGCGTAGAAGCTTGCTTTCAGTCAATGTCAGAAATTAATGATACAAGATCATGTCAAAGATCGCAACGGGTATTGGGTTTATGCTGTAAGATTAGATAGGTATGGTGGAGTTTTGCTTAACTCACCATTGGGCAGCTGGACGAAAGGTTCCTCAGGAGGAGAGTGAATGGGGGTTGGGTAGAGTCTACATTTTTGGAAGTTTGCTAAATTCATGTGAAAGAAAGGAATCAACAAACAAGCCGAGAACCTTTTAATGTGAGCCATGgtacagtgggtagcactctcgcctctgagtcagaaggttgtgggttcaagtcccactccagagacttgagcacaaaatctaggctggcactgcaatgcagtactgagggagtgctgcactgtcagagggtggcgtctttcggatgggacgttaaacctcGGCCCTCTGCCCGCTCAAGTGGACGTGAACGattccctggcactatttcgaagaagagcaggggagttctcgcctGGTGTCCTTccaatgtttatccttcaaccaacgtcactaaaaacagattatctggtcatgatcacattgctgtttgtgggatcttgctgtgcgcaaattggctgcggcatttccgacatttcaacagtgacgacatttcaaaagtacttcgggatctcctgaggtcgtgaaaggcaccacATAAATGTATTACCTTCtttttcagtttaacatctgttgAAAGGAAAGGCTTTGAGAGATTAGGAAGTGAACAGTACTAAACGAGAATCAGTGTGGATATGGAAAAGAGAGATCACCTTTCACTGACGTGCTGGAGCTTTtcagaaacatttaaaacaggagAAGTGGAGTCAATGTtacatacttggattttcagaaaaccATTGATAGGCTCCACATTGCCAAACCAGAGACTAAAGAGTAAGTAGCAATTGGAGGTGAAGGATTGTGTTGGCGAGAAAATTGTTTTAAGAGCAGGAAATGTGGGGTAGCCACAAATGGGAATTTTTCAGGCTGGGAAGAGATTCCGAACGAGAGATCCCAAAAGCATCCTTGCTTTTACAGAAGTATATTAGTGACTTAGAGGAGGGTATAGTAAGCAAaatctcaaagtttgcagatgataccaaagtcgaaataaataaatacttgcattcatatagcactgtACCATCCCACTGAAACGTCTGTGATTCATATGGTGAATTACTGGGAAAAAAATAACTTGTATATTTGTCTAGGGAAGAAAGCCAAAAAATGAGGACCAACACGACCAGATTCAAGAATTTGATCATTGTGGTGATTGGGCCAATCGGTTGTAGTTGGAATTCAACGTATCTAATATTTGTAGGAGATTAAGCACCACAAGAGAGAGCAAGCATTAAACGGGACAGTGGTATGGTATGCCAATCGTAAGGAAATGCTGTTTAAAGATGGATAAACCAACAAAACAGTGAGCAAGACCCTGCCTCAACTGTTCCTTGATCCAGGAGTGTGTTTCTAATTCCATTTCCCATTGCTAGTACTTCCCAATGCTTTCCCCAGAGGCAGTGATCAAGGCAATGAGCCATCCACCAGATTCAGCCTTTGCTTTCGAGCTGGGGCGAAGCAGGCCGACAAGatttatattgctgtttgtgggaccttgctgtgcgtttcctacattacaacagtcttcaagaccacttcattggctgtaaagtgctttgggacgtcctgaggggcATGAAAGGCGATATCGAAATGcaactcttcctttttatatggaGCCCTCACACCACTTCCAGCGGCTGCAGCCAAGAACAAATATTCACATCTTtatctggggggaaaaaaacctcAACTGTTGGAATCATTGTCTAAATGATCACAAAACACACTTGAAAGCCACAATGAGATTCAATTCAATGACATGCATTTAAAGAGGAAGCAAGATGAGTAcctgagtgagaaaggaatagaaggattgagTTCGATGAAGGAgggtgtgggaggaggcttgtgtggagcataaacaccggcaaagaccagctgggct
Proteins encoded:
- the ankrd39 gene encoding ankyrin repeat domain-containing protein 39 isoform X2 translates to MVILVHGIPAINSDTGIMASVNHGLDCSCCSHGSSVPRSVHQTLEEMDFDRGIWSAASNGDFSRVQSFLEKGTDPNLPDLSGYTALHYASRRGDYEVCEYLLKNGANSNPQTKGGATPLHRAAYCGHLPVVKLLLSYGATPAITDDDGATPLHKAAEMGHQDVCDVLLQQNPALRIVKDRRFRAPHDLVTDHPTLKQHLQSEMPT
- the ankrd39 gene encoding ankyrin repeat domain-containing protein 39 isoform X1, producing the protein MLEILSSMVILVHGIPAINSDTGIMASVNHGLDCSCCSHGSSVPRSVHQTLEEMDFDRGIWSAASNGDFSRVQSFLEKGTDPNLPDLSGYTALHYASRRGDYEVCEYLLKNGANSNPQTKGGATPLHRAAYCGHLPVVKLLLSYGATPAITDDDGATPLHKAAEMGHQDVCDVLLQQNPALRIVKDRRFRAPHDLVTDHPTLKQHLQSEMPT